The sequence below is a genomic window from Micromonospora aurantiaca ATCC 27029.
GCGGCGCAGCGTGGACGCGGCCAAGGACCAGTCGTACGTGCTGGCGGTGCTGACCCGCGCGCAGCTCGACCGGTCGATCTTCCCGCTCGGTGACTCGACGAAGGCCGAGGTACGCGCGGAGGCCGCCCGGCGCGGCCTCGCCGTGGCCGACAAGCCGGACTCGCACGACATCTGCTTCATCGCCGACGGCGACACCCGCGGCTTCCTGGCCGAGCGGCTCGGCGAGGCGCCGGGCCAGGTGGTGGACGCGCTCACCGGCGCGGTGGTGGGCAGCCACAGCGGCGCCTACCAGTACACCGTCGGACAGCGGCGCGGCCTGCACCTGGACCGCCCGGCGCCGGACGGCCGGCCCCGCTACGTGCTGTCCATCACCCCGACCACGAACACGGTGACGGTAGGCCCGGCCGAGGCGCTGGAGGTCTCCGACGTACGCGCCACCCGCCCGGTGTGGACCGGCGGGCCGCGCCCGGACGGGCCGGTCGAGTGCGAGGTGCAGCTCCGGGCGCACGGCGACGTGGTGCCGGCCGCCGTCGAGGTCGACGCCGACGGACTGCGCGCGTCGCTGCGCCGCCCGGTCCGGGGTGTGGCAGCCGGCCAGGCGATAGTGGCCTACCGGCCGGACCCGGCCGGCGACGTGGTCCTCGGCTCCGCCACCATCACCGCCGCCTGACCGGCGACGGGCAGCGGATAGGCTGCGGCCGTGACTGAGCAGGCGTGGCCCTGGCCCACCGGCGCGGCGACCGGCATCGGGTCGCTGCCCGGCACCGACATCGCCGAGGCGCAGCGGATCGTGCTCGGCGAGCTGCCCGCACTGCCGCACCTGCCCGAGCTGCCCGCCCGGGGGCCGGGCGCGGACATCGTCGGCCGCACCGCCGGCCTGCTCGTCGAACTGCCGGTCGAGCTGTACGCGGCCCGCTGGCGGATCGCCCCGCGCCCCGGCCGGGACGTGCGCCGTGCCCGCGACCTGATGGAACGCGACCTCGACCAGCTCGCCGAGCAGGCCGAGGAGTACGCCGGACCGGTCAAGGTCCAGGCCGCCGGCCCGTTCACCCTCGCCGCCGCGCTGGAGCTGCCGATCGGCGGCCGGATGCTGCGCGACCCGGGCGCGGTACGCGACCTCGCCGGCTCGCTCGGCAAAGGGCTGCGCGGGCACGTCGAGGCGGTGACCCGGCGGCTGCCCCGTGCCTCGGTGCTGCTCCAGCTCGACGAGCCGTCCCTGCCGGCGGTGCTGGCCGGCCGGGTGCCCACCGAGAGCGGATTCGGCACCCACCGTCCGGTGGAGACCGAGGTGGCGCGGGCGCTGCTGCACGACGTGATCGAGGCGGCCGGTGTTCCGGCGCTCGTGCACTGCTGCGCGCCGGACGCGCCGCTGGAGCTGATCCGGTCCGCCGGCGCGGTGGGCGTCGCGCTCGACCTGTCGCTGGTCACCGACCTCGACCCGCTCGGCGAGGCGATCGACGCCGGGCTCGGGCTGCTGGCCGGCGCCGCGCCGACGCTGCCGCCGCCGTCCGGCCGGGCACCGACGTCGGCCGAGGTCGCCGACCGGGTCCGGCGGGTCTGGGACCAGCTCGGCTTCCCCCGCCGCCGGCTGGCCGAGCAGGTGGTGATCACCCCCGCGTGCGGCCTGGCCGGCGCCACCCCGGGGTACGCCCGCGCGGTGCTCACCGCCTGCCGCGACGCGGGCCGGCGGCTCGCCGAGGACTGACGTTTTTCCGTCGTACCCGCCG
It includes:
- the mnmA gene encoding tRNA 2-thiouridine(34) synthase MnmA, which translates into the protein MRVLAAMSGGVDSAVAAARAVEAGHDVTGVHLALARNPQTYRTGARGCCTLEDSRDARRAADVLGIPFYVWDMADRFHDDVVDDFVAEYAAGRTPNPCLRCNEKIKFAAVLDRAVALGFDAVVTGHHARLGADGLLRRSVDAAKDQSYVLAVLTRAQLDRSIFPLGDSTKAEVRAEAARRGLAVADKPDSHDICFIADGDTRGFLAERLGEAPGQVVDALTGAVVGSHSGAYQYTVGQRRGLHLDRPAPDGRPRYVLSITPTTNTVTVGPAEALEVSDVRATRPVWTGGPRPDGPVECEVQLRAHGDVVPAAVEVDADGLRASLRRPVRGVAAGQAIVAYRPDPAGDVVLGSATITAA
- a CDS encoding methionine synthase — encoded protein: MTEQAWPWPTGAATGIGSLPGTDIAEAQRIVLGELPALPHLPELPARGPGADIVGRTAGLLVELPVELYAARWRIAPRPGRDVRRARDLMERDLDQLAEQAEEYAGPVKVQAAGPFTLAAALELPIGGRMLRDPGAVRDLAGSLGKGLRGHVEAVTRRLPRASVLLQLDEPSLPAVLAGRVPTESGFGTHRPVETEVARALLHDVIEAAGVPALVHCCAPDAPLELIRSAGAVGVALDLSLVTDLDPLGEAIDAGLGLLAGAAPTLPPPSGRAPTSAEVADRVRRVWDQLGFPRRRLAEQVVITPACGLAGATPGYARAVLTACRDAGRRLAED